TATCTAATCCCATTCGCTCCCCTAGCTTTCGTCCATGAGTGTCAGTTGCGGCCTAGCAGAGCGCTTTCGCCACCGGTGTTCTTCCTGATCTCTACGCATTTCACCGCTACACCAGGAATTCCCTCTGCCCCGAACGCACTCTAGCCATGTAGTTTCCACTGCTCTTATGAGGTTGAGCCTCACTCTTTAACAGCAGACTTACATAGCCACCTGCGGACGCTTTACGCCCAATCATTCCGGATAACGCTTGCATCCTCCGTATTACCGCGGCTGCTGGCACGGAGTTAGCCGATGCTGATTCCTCAGGTACCGTCATTGTGTTCTTCCCTGAGAAAAGAGGTTTACGACCCAAGAGCCTTCCTCCCTCACGCGGTATTGCTCCGTCAGGCTTTCGCCCATTGCGGAAAATTCCCCACTGCTGCCTCCCGTAGGAGTCTGGGCCGTGTCTCAGTCCCAGTGTGGCTGATCATCCTCTCAGACCAGCTACTGATCGTCGCCTAGGTAGGCTTTTACCCCACCTACTAGCTAATCAGACGCGAGCTCATCTTCAGGCAGCAAGCCTTTCACCTCTCGGCACATCCGGTATTAGCCACCGTTTCCAGTGGTTGTCCCAGACCTGAAGCCAGATTCTCACGCGTTACTCACCCGTCCGCCACTGTGTCCGAAGACACCGTTCGACTTGCATGTGTTAAGCATACCGCCAGCGTTCATCCTGAGCCAGGATCAAACTCTCCGTTTTGAAGTGTTTGCTTTATTAGCTCTTTCTGGCTGACTTTTTTTCCACCTCAGCCTAGTGTTTCAATTTAATTGACGCAGGCTACTTGTGGTATTATGACTTTCAAACTATAATATTTTCAAGGTTCGGTCGCCTTACTGGCGTCGCTCTGTCGCGTCCGTCTCTCAGGCACTTATTCAATATAACTAACACAACTCTAACTGTCAACTGTTTTTCCATCTATTTTTGGAACAAATTTTGCACCCCCCTAAAATCCTCTGCGCGTAAGGCTTTTAGGCTAGATTATTCCCTGAATCTCCAAAAGGACATTTTTCTGCTGTGAGTTTTTCTCCTGTTCTCCCCCCAAGCATCGTTCTTGACCCTCTGCTACGTGCTTGGTTGCTCGAAGATATCGGAAGGGGCGATTGCACCACTAATTCCCTTCTTTCTCCTGATTCAACAACAGGCACTGCTCTCTGGATTGCTAAAGCTCCTGGAATCATTGCTAGCTACTAAAAGATGAAACGCCAACCTCGAAAGAAAAACGGCAAGCAGTAGCTCGAAAAGAAGCTCGAAAGCGCAACTTTAAACAGAAAGAATCTTATAAATGGGTAGAAGCACTCACTAGTGTAGAAAACCTTGTGAGTTCAGTACACACTAGTGATTCAGGTTTTCGCCTCTGATTGTTCCACATACCATGTTGAACACAGGTTTGGATTCAGGGTGATTGCTGCCAATCACTTTTCCCTTAACTGAGACGATTTGTGGGGAAAGTGATTGGTTTACCGTTATCAGCTACTCCTCCAACGAAATTAGCCAAAAATAGCTTTTGGTGGAAAATAGAGGCTGGGAACTGAAAGCTGGAGGAAAAGAATGGCGAATATACTATCTCCTTCACTCAAGGCTTTTAATCTAATATCCAATATTGGTATCAGAATTGGTATCAGACAAATTTGCTAGCTGCGGCAAATCTCTTGTTAATTTCATCCCAGTTAACCACGTTCCACCAAGCTTCTAAGTAATCAGGACGGCGATTCTGGTAGTTAAGATAATACGCGTGTTCCCAGACATCATTGCCTAGAATTGGATACTTGCCTTCACTTATAGGGCTGTCTTGGTTAGCTGTAGTTGTTACCTCTAATTTGCCATCTTTGTTACGAACCAGCCAAACCCAACCACTACCAAAACGACTAGCTCCAGCCTCATTGAACTGTTTTTTGAAAGCTGCAAAACTACCAAAATTTTGATTAATCGCTGATGCGATCGCCCCTGTAGGTTCTCCTCCACCTTTGGGCTTCATAATTGCCCAGAAAAGTGAATGATTGACGTGTCCACCGCCATTGTTGCGAAATGTTGTACGAATATCTTCCGGTACAGTGTTAAGATTTCGCAAAAGTTCTTCAATAGTTTTATTTTTGAGTTCTGGGTGTTTGTCTAAGGCTGTATTTAGATTTTTCACATAAGTTGCATGGTGCTTATCATGGTGAAACTGCATCGTTTTAGCATCTATGTGTGGTTCGAGTGCATCGTAAGCGTAAGGTAAAGGCGGTAATTTAATAGCCCCTGTTGTACTTGCTGTTGGGCTGGGAGTTGCTTGGTTCCCGCTAGAAGATTTCTCTGCCAATGCACAAGCCTCCAATGCGAAAGCGCCTGTACCTGCTGAGAGTAAGAACAAAAAATGGCGTCTATTAATAGTCATAAAATTTTTTGCCGTGAATCCAATTCAATTCGTTTGTAGTTTTTATTTTCTTAGATTCTGACTACAAAAAATTGGGCATGGGGGAGGTAGTCCGGTCTTCTCCCTGTGTTAGAGGCTAGCGCCTTCTCCTATTAAAGACGCTAGGCAAACGCGGAATGTCTTGTAGAGAAGGAGTTTACCCCGAGCCTGCGGCAAGCTCTTCGGGTGACGCTCAAGAGCGTCGCTACCGCTGCGATAACGCAGTCCCCTACGGAGGGAAACCCTCCTTCTCCTAGCAAAGACCAAGGCGAACTTTCTCTGACTCACCACTAGCGCGTCTACGGAGATTCGCCTTTGGCGTTCCCGTTCGCATAGCATCTTCGTCAGGAGAAGGGTAGCCTCCGTTCTGACTTCTCTCCAAGTAGAGCAACTGCCGTCATTGAGCATTGAAAAAGGAAAAAATATACAGTTGCCCTTTAACCTTTTTTCCTCTTTCCTAGTCCCCATGCCCTATACTTCGACAAAGCTACCTCGGCTCCCCTCGGCACAAGTCAGTATAAGTGCGCTATGCCCTACTCTCCAAAATGCTGAATTATCGCTTCGGCAAATTCAGAACACTTGAGAGGTTTTACAGGCGGTTCTAGTAACCGCGCTAAATCGTAGGTAACTTGACCGTTGGCGATCGCATCTCCTAAACCTTTCTTAACTAAGTCTGCGGCTTCTTGCCAACCCAGAAACTCCAGCATCATCACACCAGACAAAATCACGGAACCAGGATTAATTTTGTCTAACCCCGCGTGTTTGGGTGCAGTGCCGTGAGTAGCTTCAAATATGGCACAGGCATCACCAATATTTGCTCCTGGGCCCATGCCTAATCCACCAACAATTGCTGCTGCTGCATCTGATAAGTAATCGCCGTTCAAATTCATCGTCGCCAGAATCGAATACTCATCAGGTCTGGTTTGGATTTGTTGAAAAATACTGTCAGCAATCCGGTCATTCACCAAAATTTTATCTTTCCATTTGCCATTACCGTGGGTTTCCCAAATGGTGTTAAGAACGCTTTCGACCTCCTTGATAATTTGCGCTTTTTTGTCTGCGGTGAGGGCATCAAACCCTGGATCAATCTGGCGGGCATTTTCTTCCAAGGAAATATTAGGATTCTTCTCCTTGTTGCTCAAAATCCAAGATTCTCGTTCGGTGACAGTTTCTTGGCGAAATTCGCTAGTTGCCAGTTCATATCCCCAATCACGGAAAGCGCCTTCGGTGTACTTCATAATGTTGCCCTTATGCACCAAAGTTACCTGCTGCTTATTTTTGGGTAGTTGCAGCGCGTGTTTGATAGCACGCCGGACTAGGCGCTGGGAACCACTTTTACTGATTGGTTTGATACCAATGCCAGAGTCAAGGGGGATTCGCTTTTTACCATGTTCTGGGGTGGCAGGAATCAGTTCTTCATTGAGGATTTTAATCAAGCGATCGCCGATTTCGCTACCTTGTCGCCACTCAATACCCAAATAAATATCTTCTGTATTTTCCCGATAAACAATTACATCCAGTTTTTCGGGATTTTTGTGCGGTGAGGGCGTACCTGCATAGTAGCGGCAAGGACGCACGCAGGCGTAAAGGTCAAAAATCTGCCTTAATGCCACATTGAGAGAGCGAATACCACCTCCAATAGGGGTAGTTAAAGGGCCTTTAATGCCAACACCGTATTGTTCAATCGCTGTCAAAGTATCCTGGGGTAAATACTGGTATGTCCCGTATAAATCGCAAGCTTCATCGCCAGCGTAAACCTTAAACCAACTAATCTGACGCTGACCCTTGTATGCTTTTTTTACCGCAGCATCAAGAACTTTTTGGGTAGCAGGCCAGATATCTATACCCGTGCCATCGCCCCGAATAAAGGGGATAATTGGATTATCTGGCACAATAGGTTCACCATTTTTGAAGGTGATTTTTGCTCCGGTTGTGGGGGGAGTAATCTTGTCGTACATACTTCACACGCTCCTGATCAATACGCGGATAATGGGTATTGGGGACACTTCGACAAGCTCAGTGCATCGCTGGGGACTTGGTACTGGGGACTGTGGGCTGGGTACTGGGAATGACAAAGAATTCTTTCCTATTTCCTACTCTCTATTCCCTATTCCCTATTTCACAGCACCTAAAATTCAGTGAAACGCCACTATTTTGTACGATCAAAAATAGTAAACTACTTTTCGCTATCAATACTTCGTTTTAGAGAAGGCCAGATAGCCGATCGCCTACGGCACGCCCTTGAGGGTGATTGCCTTTTCACTGACCGCTAACACGAGTAATGGCATGACAGACCCAATGATTGTATCAGGCACTGCTAATGACATCGACTCCTTTCGCCTCCAGTTAATCGCTGGGTCTCTTCAAGTCCAACAACAAATCATCCCACAGTTGGCTGACCTGGGTAGTGAAGGATTAGATGTGCTGATGGAATTTTTACTGAAACGTTGCAACAACCCAGCGACTTGGGTGGATGGCAAAGCCTACCAAGCCCTCTACAATTCTGATACACCTACAGCCAAAGAGTTCCTACAAACTAATTTTCCTGAAGGAATTGTACCTCTAAAATCAGAGTGCGGGATTAATTACAATCCTTTGCAACAGCTATTAGCACTCCAAGACTTCCAAGCAGCCGATCGCATGACTATACAGAAAATGTGCGAAGTAGCAGGGCCAATGGCTTTGCAAAGAAAATGGTTGTATTTTACGGAAGTAGAAAATTTCCCTACTGTTGACTTGCAAACCATTAACAACCTGTGGTTAGTTCATTCCGAAGGTAAGTTTGGTTTTTCAGTACAACGTGAAATCTGGTTGAGTTTGGGTAAAAACTGGGACAATTTCTGGGCCAAAATTGGCTGGAAAAGTGGCAATAATTGGACGCGATATCCCAATGAATTTAAATGGGATCTCAGCGCCCCCAGAGGACATTTACCTCTTTCCAACCAACTGCGAGGAGTACGAGTAATTGCCTCGTTATTTTCTCATCCTGCTTGGTCTAAAAATCTAGAAAAGTGATTGTGAGTCTCAGTAAAGGTAAATTATGACAAATGCCACCAAACGAGAATTTTACGTAATTATTGAACGAGATGAAGATGGCTACTATGTCGGAGAAGTTCCTCAGTTGAAAGCCTGTTATAGCCAAGGAGAAACAATTGATGAATTGATGACGAATATTAAGGAAGTAATTGAACTTTGTTTAGAAATAGACAATGAGGAAGAACTCCCAGAATTCGTCGGTATTCAAAAGGTAGTAATTTAATGCCAAAATTACCAAGTTTGACAGGAAAAGCAGTTATTAATGCTTTTGAAAAAGAAAGATTTCAAGCTGTGCTTCCAAAAGGTAGTCATGTGCAAATGGGACATGAAGATGGACGCTTAGTAACTATTCCTGTTCATGCTGGGAAAACAATTGGTAGAGGGTTACTACGCAAGATACTACACGATGCTGAACTGACAAGAGAGGAGTTTCTAGCATTGCTGGAATGAGAGTATTAGGGGAGTTTCCCCAGCGATCGCTTTCTTTAAAATCTCAAATTG
This region of Nostoc sp. UHCC 0302 genomic DNA includes:
- a CDS encoding type II toxin-antitoxin system HicB family antitoxin, encoding MTNATKREFYVIIERDEDGYYVGEVPQLKACYSQGETIDELMTNIKEVIELCLEIDNEEELPEFVGIQKVVI
- a CDS encoding superoxide dismutase, giving the protein MTINRRHFLFLLSAGTGAFALEACALAEKSSSGNQATPSPTASTTGAIKLPPLPYAYDALEPHIDAKTMQFHHDKHHATYVKNLNTALDKHPELKNKTIEELLRNLNTVPEDIRTTFRNNGGGHVNHSLFWAIMKPKGGGEPTGAIASAINQNFGSFAAFKKQFNEAGASRFGSGWVWLVRNKDGKLEVTTTANQDSPISEGKYPILGNDVWEHAYYLNYQNRRPDYLEAWWNVVNWDEINKRFAAASKFV
- a CDS encoding NADP-dependent isocitrate dehydrogenase: MYDKITPPTTGAKITFKNGEPIVPDNPIIPFIRGDGTGIDIWPATQKVLDAAVKKAYKGQRQISWFKVYAGDEACDLYGTYQYLPQDTLTAIEQYGVGIKGPLTTPIGGGIRSLNVALRQIFDLYACVRPCRYYAGTPSPHKNPEKLDVIVYRENTEDIYLGIEWRQGSEIGDRLIKILNEELIPATPEHGKKRIPLDSGIGIKPISKSGSQRLVRRAIKHALQLPKNKQQVTLVHKGNIMKYTEGAFRDWGYELATSEFRQETVTERESWILSNKEKNPNISLEENARQIDPGFDALTADKKAQIIKEVESVLNTIWETHGNGKWKDKILVNDRIADSIFQQIQTRPDEYSILATMNLNGDYLSDAAAAIVGGLGMGPGANIGDACAIFEATHGTAPKHAGLDKINPGSVILSGVMMLEFLGWQEAADLVKKGLGDAIANGQVTYDLARLLEPPVKPLKCSEFAEAIIQHFGE
- a CDS encoding type II toxin-antitoxin system HicA family toxin, which encodes MPKLPSLTGKAVINAFEKERFQAVLPKGSHVQMGHEDGRLVTIPVHAGKTIGRGLLRKILHDAELTREEFLALLE
- a CDS encoding GUN4 domain-containing protein; translated protein: MTDPMIVSGTANDIDSFRLQLIAGSLQVQQQIIPQLADLGSEGLDVLMEFLLKRCNNPATWVDGKAYQALYNSDTPTAKEFLQTNFPEGIVPLKSECGINYNPLQQLLALQDFQAADRMTIQKMCEVAGPMALQRKWLYFTEVENFPTVDLQTINNLWLVHSEGKFGFSVQREIWLSLGKNWDNFWAKIGWKSGNNWTRYPNEFKWDLSAPRGHLPLSNQLRGVRVIASLFSHPAWSKNLEK